One Cucumis sativus cultivar 9930 chromosome 1, Cucumber_9930_V3, whole genome shotgun sequence DNA segment encodes these proteins:
- the LOC101222337 gene encoding callose synthase 11 isoform X1 translates to MTMRQRPQTAGRGGFPNPLPPVEPYNIIPIHDLLTDHPSLQSTEVRAAAAALRTVGELRRPSFVPWNPKYDLLDWLGLFFGFQNDNVRNQREHLVLHLANSQMRLRSSPEHPDVLDRTVLRNFRKKLLRSYSLWCSYLGRKSNVRFPSRDQSEERRELLYVSLYLLIWGEAANLRFLPECLSYIYHFMAMELNQILDDYIDPDTGRPYSPAIHGDCAFLKSVVMPIYQTIKIEVESSRNGSAPHSAWRNYDDINEYFWSRRCFRSLGWPLNLSSNFFATTDKNRRVGKTGFVEQRSFWNIFRSFDKIWVLLLLFLQASIIVAWQGHQYPWITLKSRDVQVELLTVFITWSGMRLFQAVLDAGTQYSLVSRETVWLGVRMLLKCLAAVAWIIVFSVFYARIWSQKNSDGFWSDEATANIFTFLRAVFAFVIPELLALLFFVLPWIRNGLEELDWKVLYLFTWWFHTRIFVGRGLREGLVDNIKYTIFWIAVLASKFSFSYFFQIQPLVGPTKGLLNLKGPYKWHEFFGSTNIVAVVLLWTPVVLVYLMDLQIWYSIFSSFVGAIVGLFLHLGEIRNIDQLRLRFQFFASAMQFNLMPEVQELTPKLTRLKKIRDAIHRLKLRYGLGLSYKKIESSRIDTTKFALIWNEILITMREEDLISDRDFDLLELPPNYWSIRVIRWPCVLLCNELLLALSQATELADNPDENLWLKICKNEYQRCAVIEAYDSVKALLLNIVKYGSEENSIVVKIFIDLDNAIGLGKFMEAYNPNVLPEIHAKLISLVELLIGTKKDMTQAVFILQALYELSIREFPRSKKSTKQLREEGLVPRNPATDEEFIFENAVVFPSVEDRFFYRNVQRLHTILTSRDSMHNVPSNLEARRRIAFFSNSLFMNMPRAPYVEKMMPFSVLTPYYDEEVVYGKEMLRSENEDGVSTLFYLQRIYEDEWRNFMERMRKEGLEHEDDIWTKKSRDVRLWASYRGQTLSRTVRGMMYYHRALNMFSFLDKASEIDIRKGSQEIASHGSITRKHALDGLRSTQPPSMDLNRASIGEWLHRRSDYGIALMKFTYVVTCQVYGLQKAKRDPRAEEILNLMKDNESLRVAYVDEVHRGRDEVEFYSVLVKYDQEQGKEVVIYRIKLPGPLKIGEGKPENQNHAIIFTRGDALQTIDMNQDNYFEEALKMRNLLEEFNKSYGIRKPTILGVRENVFTGSVSSLAWFMSAQETSFVTLAQRVLANPLKVRMHYGHPDVFDRFWFLTRGGISKASKVINISEDIFAGFNCTLRGGNVTHHEYIQVGKGRDVGFNQISMFEAKVASGNGEQVLSRDIYRLGHRLDFFRVLSVFYTTVGYYFNTMLVVLSVYSFLWGRLYLALSGVEDAAIASSTGNNRALGAILNQQFIIQLGLFTALPMIVENSLEHGFLPAVWNFLTMQLQLASFFYTFSLGTRTHFFGRTILHGGAKYRATGRGFVVQHKSFAENYRLYARSHFVKAIELGVILIVYASRSPLATNTFTFVILSISSWFLIVSWIMAPFIFNPSGFDWLKTVYDFDDFISWLWNAGGVFTKAEQSWEAWWLEENSHLRSTGLWGKLLEIILDLRFFFFQYAIVYHLNITGNNTSIAVYFISWVSMIALVGIYIVVAYARDKYAAKEHIYYRLVQLIVIVITVLVIVILMEFTPFNVGDLVTCLLAFIPTGWGIISIAQVLRPFLQTTVVWDTVVSLARLYDLLFGMIAMAPLALLSWLPGFQSMQTRILFNEAFSRGLQISRIIAGKKTV, encoded by the coding sequence ATGACTATGAGGCAGCGTCCTCAAACGGCGGGTCGTGGTGGCTTTCCGAACCCTCTGCCGCCGGTGGAGCCATACAACATAATCCCTATCCATGATCTTCTCACTGACCATCCTTCACTTCAGTCGACGGAGGTACGCGCCGCCGCAGCCGCTTTACGAACTGTAGGGGAACTCAGGAGGCCTTCATTCGTTCCATGGAACCCTAAGTACGATCTATTGGACTGGCTTGGACTATTTTTTGGGTTTCAGAATGATAACGTTCGGAACCAACGCGAGCATCTGGTTCTTCACCTTGCTAATTCCCAAATGCGGCTTCGCTCATCTCCCGAACACCCGGATGTACTCGACCGTACCGTGCTTCGCAACTTTCGCAAGAAACTTCTTCGGAGTTACAGTTTGTGGTGCTCTTATTTAGGCCGAAAGTCCAATGTACGGTTCCCAAGTCGAGACCAGAGTGAGGAGCGACGAGAATTGCTGTATGTTTCACTTTACCTTTTAATCTGGGGAGAGGCTGCTAATCTTCGATTTCTTCCTGAATGTTTAAGTTATATCTATCATTTCATGGCTATGGAACTTAACCAGATTCTCGACGATTATATAGATCCCGATACGGGTCGGCCATATTCGCCTGCGATTCATGGAGATTGTGCATTTTTGAAGAGTGTAGTAATGCCCATTTACCAGACTATTAAGATTGAGGTGGAGAGTAGTCGAAATGGTTCGGCACCACACTCGGCGTGGCGAAATTACGACGATATCAATGAATATTTCTGGAGTAGGAGGTGTTTCCGCAGTCTTGGGTGGCCATTGAATTTAAGTAGTAATTTCTTTGCCACGACAGATAAAAACAGGCGAGTGGGGAAGACAGGTTTTGTGGAGCAGAGGTCGTTTTGGAACATATTTAGGAGCTTTGACAAGATTTGGgtgttgttgttattgtttttacaAGCTTCTATCATTGTTGCTTGGCAGGGGCATCAGTATCCATGGATTACTTTGAAGAGTAGGGATGTGCAGGTGGAGTTGCTCACTGTATTCATCACTTGGAGCGGTATGCGGTTGTTTCAGGCTGTACTCGATGCTGGAACTCAGTATAGTTTGGTTTCGAGGGAAACCGTGTGGCTAGGAGTCAGAATGCTGCTAAAGTGCTTGGCTGCCGTTGCTTggattatagttttttcagTGTTTTATGCGCGTATTTGGAGTCAGAAGAATTCAGATGGCTTTTGGTCAGATGAGGCAACGGCgaatatttttacttttcttcgGGCAGTCTTTGCTTTTGTCATCCCTGAGCTGCTGGCTTTGCtattctttgttcttccatgGATTCGGAATGGACTCGAGGAATTAGATTGGaaagttttgtatttatttacatGGTGGTTTCATACTCGAATTTTTGTTGGGCGTGGCTTGCGTGAAGGGCTTGTAGACAATATCAAGTACACGATCTTCTGGATAGCAGTACTGGCCTCcaagttttcttttagttaCTTCTTTCAGATTCAGCCCCTTGTTGGTCCAACCAAGGGACTTTTGAACCTCAAGGGTCCATATAAATGGCATGAATTTTTTGGTAGCACTAATATTGTAGCTGTTGTGTTGTTATGGACTCCCGTTGTCCTAGTATATCTTATGGATTTGCAGATATGGTATTCTATCTTCTCATCGTTTGTTGGTGCTATAGTTGGGTTGTTTTTGCATCTGGGTGAGATTCGGAATATTGATCAGTTAAGACTTAGATTTCAGTTCTTTGCTAGTGCAATGCAGTTTAATCTCATGCCAGAGGTACAGGAGCTCACCCCTAAACTGACACGTCTGAAGAAAATTCGCGATGCCATCCATCGATTGAAGCTGCGATATGGACTTGGCCTATCTTACAAAAAGATTGAATCGAGTAGGATAGATACCACCAAGTTTGCTTTGATTTGGAATGAGATTCTCATAACTATGAGGGAAGAAGATCTCATCAGCGATAGAGATTTCGATCTCTTGGAGCTTCCACCCAATTACTGGAGTATTAGGGTAATTCGTTGGCCATGTGTCCTCCTATGCAACGAGCTGCTCCTTGCTCTAAGTCAGGCAACAGAGCTTGCAGATAATCCTGATGAGAATCTTTGGTTAAAGATATGCAAGAATGAGTATCAGAGATGTGCTGTAATTGAAGCATATGATAGTGTGAAGGCCTTGCTTTTGAATATTGTTAAATATGGTTcagaagaaaattcaattgttgttaaaatttttattgacTTAGATAACGCTATTGGCCTGGGGAAGTTCATGGAGGCTTACAACCCAAATGTGCTACCAGAAATTCACGCCAAGTTAATTTCACTTGTTGAGCTTCTAATTGGAACTAAGAAAGATATGACTCAGGCAGTTTTTATATTACAGGCCTTGTATGAACTTTCTATTAGAGAGTTCCCAAGATCAAAAAAATCCACCAAGCAGTTGAGAGAAGAAGGATTGGTGCCTCGGAATCCAGCCACTGATGAAGAATTTATCTTTGAGAATGCAGTCGTGTTTCCTAGTGTAGAGGACAGATTTTTTTATAGGAATGTCCAGCGCCTGCATACAATCCTTACATCTAGAGACTCAATGCATAACGTCCCTTCTAATCTTGAGGCTAGAAGACGAATAGCTTTCTTTAGCAATTCACTTTTTATGAACATGCCCCGTGCTCCATATGTGGAAAAAATGATGCCTTTCAGCGTTCTGACCCCTTACTATGATGAAGAAGTTGTGTATGGCAAAGAAATGTTGAGAAGTGAGAATGAGGATGGTGTTTCAACTTTGTTCTATCTGCAGAGAATCTATGAAGATGAGTGGAGGAATTTTATGGAGCGAATGCGTAAAGAGGGTTTGGAGCATGAGGATGACATATGGACGAAAAAGTCAAGAGACGTTCGTCTTTGGGCATCATATAGGGGTCAGACATTGTCTCGAACTGTCAGGGGAATGATGTATTATCATAGGGCACTAAACATGTTCTCATTTCTAGACAAGGCATCTGAGATCGACATCAGAAAGGGATCGCAAGAGATTGCTTCACATGGTTCAATTACCCGAAAGCATGCCTTGGATGGTTTACGTTCAACACAACCTCCTTCCATGGATTTGAATAGAGCATCTATTGGAGAATGGTTACATAGAAGATCTGACTACGGGATTGCCCTTATGAAATTCACCTATGTGGTTACCTGCCAAGTTTACGGACTACAGAAAGCAAAAAGAGACCCTCGTGCAGAGGAgatcttaaatttaatgaaGGATAATGAATCCCTTAGAGTTGCCTATGTTGATGAAGTTCATCGTGGGAGGGACGAGGTTGAATTTTACTCTGTTCTTGTTAAGTATGATCAAGAGCAAGGGAAGGAGGTCGTGATCTATCGAATTAAGCTACCTGGTCCTTTAAAGATTGGAGAAGGGAAACCTGAAAATCAGAATCATGCAATTATCTTTACACGAGGCGATGCTCTTCAGACCATTGACATGAACcaagataattattttgaggAGGCACTCAAGATGCGCAATTTATTGGAAGAATTCAACAAGTCTTATGGTATTAGAAAGCCAACCATCTTAGGTGTTCGTGAGAATGTCTTCACTGGCTCAGTGTCCTCACTTGCTTGGTTCATGTCTGCACAAGAGACCAGCTTTGTGACCCTAGCACAGAGAGTCCTGGCAAACCCTTTAAAGGTTAGAATGCATTATGGTCACCCTGATGTATTTGAcagattttggtttttgacTCGTGGTGGAATCAGCAAAGCTTCCAAGGTGATCAATATTAGCGAGGATATATTTGCTGGCTTCAATTGCACACTTAGGGGGGGCAATGTGACACACCATGAATATATACAGGTGGGGAAAGGAAGAGATGTTGGCTTTAATCAAATCTCTATGTTTGAGGCCAAAGTGGCCAGTGGCAATGGTGAGCAGGTTTTAAGCAGGGATATATACCGGCTGGGTCATAGATTGGACTTCTTCCGTGTGCTTTCCGTTTTCTACACAACTGTAGGGTACTATTTCAACACAATGCTTGTAGTATTGTCGGTGTATTCGTTTTTATGGGGACGACTTTATCTTGCGCTTAGTGGGGTTGAGGATGCAGCAATAGCATCAAGTACTGGAAACAATAGGGCCCTTGGGGCAATATTGAATCAGCAGTTTATAATCCAACTTGGTCTTTTCACTGCATTACCAATGATTGTGGAGAACAGCCTAGAGCACGGGTTCCTTCCGGCAGTTTGGAACTTCTTGACAATGCAGTTGCAGCTAGCTTCATTCTTTTACACTTTCTCTTTGGGAACTCGGACCCATTTCTTTGGACGCACTATCCTTCATGGTGGAGCTAAGTACCGAGCAACAGGACGAGGGTTTGTGGTGCAGCACAAGAGTTTTGCTGAAAATTACAGACTATATGCTCGAAGTCACTTTGTGAAGGCAATTGAGCTTGGGGTTATTTTAATAGTGTATGCTTCACGGAGCCCTCTGGCTACAAATACTTTtacttttgtcattttgtcAATCTCTAGCTGGTTTCTCATTGTTTCGTGGATAATGGCCCCCTTCATATTTAATCCTTCTGGATTTGATTGGTTGAAAACAGTATACGACTTTGATGATTTTATTAGTTGGTTATGGAATGCTGGTGGAGTGTTCACTAAAGCAGAACAAAGCTGGGAAGCATGGTGGCTTGAGGAGAACAGCCATCTGAGATCAACAGGTCTATGGGGAAAACTTCTAGAGATCATTTTGGATCttcgtttcttcttcttccagtATGCAATTGTATATCACCTTAATATTACCGGCAACAACACCAGTATAGctgtatattttatttcctgGGTATCCATGATTGCACTTGTTGGGATTTATATTGTTGTGGCATATGCTCGTGACAAGTATGCTGCAAAGGAGCATATCTATTATCGACTGGTTCAATTAATAGTCATTGTGATTACGGTACTCGTGATTGTTATATTGATGGAGTTTACACCGTTTAACGTGGGCGATCTTGTTACCTGTCTCTTGGCATTCATTCCTACTGGCTGGGGCATAATATCAATAGCGCAGGTGCTTAGACCTTTTTTGCAAACCACTGTCGTATGGGACACAGTCGTTTCGTTGGCCCGGTTGTATGATCTATTGTTTGGAATGATTGCCATGGCCCCTTTGGCACTGCTCTCCTGGTTGCCTGGTTTTCAGTCAATGCAAACAAGAATCTTATTCAATGAAGCCTTCAGCCGAGGCCTCCAGATATCTCGTATCATTGCTGGCAAAAAGACTGTATGA
- the LOC101222337 gene encoding callose synthase 11 isoform X2: MYGSQVETRVRSDENCYPDTGRPYSPAIHGDCAFLKSVVMPIYQTIKIEVESSRNGSAPHSAWRNYDDINEYFWSRRCFRSLGWPLNLSSNFFATTDKNRRVGKTGFVEQRSFWNIFRSFDKIWVLLLLFLQASIIVAWQGHQYPWITLKSRDVQVELLTVFITWSGMRLFQAVLDAGTQYSLVSRETVWLGVRMLLKCLAAVAWIIVFSVFYARIWSQKNSDGFWSDEATANIFTFLRAVFAFVIPELLALLFFVLPWIRNGLEELDWKVLYLFTWWFHTRIFVGRGLREGLVDNIKYTIFWIAVLASKFSFSYFFQIQPLVGPTKGLLNLKGPYKWHEFFGSTNIVAVVLLWTPVVLVYLMDLQIWYSIFSSFVGAIVGLFLHLGEIRNIDQLRLRFQFFASAMQFNLMPEVQELTPKLTRLKKIRDAIHRLKLRYGLGLSYKKIESSRIDTTKFALIWNEILITMREEDLISDRDFDLLELPPNYWSIRVIRWPCVLLCNELLLALSQATELADNPDENLWLKICKNEYQRCAVIEAYDSVKALLLNIVKYGSEENSIVVKIFIDLDNAIGLGKFMEAYNPNVLPEIHAKLISLVELLIGTKKDMTQAVFILQALYELSIREFPRSKKSTKQLREEGLVPRNPATDEEFIFENAVVFPSVEDRFFYRNVQRLHTILTSRDSMHNVPSNLEARRRIAFFSNSLFMNMPRAPYVEKMMPFSVLTPYYDEEVVYGKEMLRSENEDGVSTLFYLQRIYEDEWRNFMERMRKEGLEHEDDIWTKKSRDVRLWASYRGQTLSRTVRGMMYYHRALNMFSFLDKASEIDIRKGSQEIASHGSITRKHALDGLRSTQPPSMDLNRASIGEWLHRRSDYGIALMKFTYVVTCQVYGLQKAKRDPRAEEILNLMKDNESLRVAYVDEVHRGRDEVEFYSVLVKYDQEQGKEVVIYRIKLPGPLKIGEGKPENQNHAIIFTRGDALQTIDMNQDNYFEEALKMRNLLEEFNKSYGIRKPTILGVRENVFTGSVSSLAWFMSAQETSFVTLAQRVLANPLKVRMHYGHPDVFDRFWFLTRGGISKASKVINISEDIFAGFNCTLRGGNVTHHEYIQVGKGRDVGFNQISMFEAKVASGNGEQVLSRDIYRLGHRLDFFRVLSVFYTTVGYYFNTMLVVLSVYSFLWGRLYLALSGVEDAAIASSTGNNRALGAILNQQFIIQLGLFTALPMIVENSLEHGFLPAVWNFLTMQLQLASFFYTFSLGTRTHFFGRTILHGGAKYRATGRGFVVQHKSFAENYRLYARSHFVKAIELGVILIVYASRSPLATNTFTFVILSISSWFLIVSWIMAPFIFNPSGFDWLKTVYDFDDFISWLWNAGGVFTKAEQSWEAWWLEENSHLRSTGLWGKLLEIILDLRFFFFQYAIVYHLNITGNNTSIAVYFISWVSMIALVGIYIVVAYARDKYAAKEHIYYRLVQLIVIVITVLVIVILMEFTPFNVGDLVTCLLAFIPTGWGIISIAQVLRPFLQTTVVWDTVVSLARLYDLLFGMIAMAPLALLSWLPGFQSMQTRILFNEAFSRGLQISRIIAGKKTV; this comes from the exons ATGTACGGTTCCCAAGTCGAGACCAGAGTGAGGAGCGACGAGAATTGCT ATCCCGATACGGGTCGGCCATATTCGCCTGCGATTCATGGAGATTGTGCATTTTTGAAGAGTGTAGTAATGCCCATTTACCAGACTATTAAGATTGAGGTGGAGAGTAGTCGAAATGGTTCGGCACCACACTCGGCGTGGCGAAATTACGACGATATCAATGAATATTTCTGGAGTAGGAGGTGTTTCCGCAGTCTTGGGTGGCCATTGAATTTAAGTAGTAATTTCTTTGCCACGACAGATAAAAACAGGCGAGTGGGGAAGACAGGTTTTGTGGAGCAGAGGTCGTTTTGGAACATATTTAGGAGCTTTGACAAGATTTGGgtgttgttgttattgtttttacaAGCTTCTATCATTGTTGCTTGGCAGGGGCATCAGTATCCATGGATTACTTTGAAGAGTAGGGATGTGCAGGTGGAGTTGCTCACTGTATTCATCACTTGGAGCGGTATGCGGTTGTTTCAGGCTGTACTCGATGCTGGAACTCAGTATAGTTTGGTTTCGAGGGAAACCGTGTGGCTAGGAGTCAGAATGCTGCTAAAGTGCTTGGCTGCCGTTGCTTggattatagttttttcagTGTTTTATGCGCGTATTTGGAGTCAGAAGAATTCAGATGGCTTTTGGTCAGATGAGGCAACGGCgaatatttttacttttcttcgGGCAGTCTTTGCTTTTGTCATCCCTGAGCTGCTGGCTTTGCtattctttgttcttccatgGATTCGGAATGGACTCGAGGAATTAGATTGGaaagttttgtatttatttacatGGTGGTTTCATACTCGAATTTTTGTTGGGCGTGGCTTGCGTGAAGGGCTTGTAGACAATATCAAGTACACGATCTTCTGGATAGCAGTACTGGCCTCcaagttttcttttagttaCTTCTTTCAGATTCAGCCCCTTGTTGGTCCAACCAAGGGACTTTTGAACCTCAAGGGTCCATATAAATGGCATGAATTTTTTGGTAGCACTAATATTGTAGCTGTTGTGTTGTTATGGACTCCCGTTGTCCTAGTATATCTTATGGATTTGCAGATATGGTATTCTATCTTCTCATCGTTTGTTGGTGCTATAGTTGGGTTGTTTTTGCATCTGGGTGAGATTCGGAATATTGATCAGTTAAGACTTAGATTTCAGTTCTTTGCTAGTGCAATGCAGTTTAATCTCATGCCAGAGGTACAGGAGCTCACCCCTAAACTGACACGTCTGAAGAAAATTCGCGATGCCATCCATCGATTGAAGCTGCGATATGGACTTGGCCTATCTTACAAAAAGATTGAATCGAGTAGGATAGATACCACCAAGTTTGCTTTGATTTGGAATGAGATTCTCATAACTATGAGGGAAGAAGATCTCATCAGCGATAGAGATTTCGATCTCTTGGAGCTTCCACCCAATTACTGGAGTATTAGGGTAATTCGTTGGCCATGTGTCCTCCTATGCAACGAGCTGCTCCTTGCTCTAAGTCAGGCAACAGAGCTTGCAGATAATCCTGATGAGAATCTTTGGTTAAAGATATGCAAGAATGAGTATCAGAGATGTGCTGTAATTGAAGCATATGATAGTGTGAAGGCCTTGCTTTTGAATATTGTTAAATATGGTTcagaagaaaattcaattgttgttaaaatttttattgacTTAGATAACGCTATTGGCCTGGGGAAGTTCATGGAGGCTTACAACCCAAATGTGCTACCAGAAATTCACGCCAAGTTAATTTCACTTGTTGAGCTTCTAATTGGAACTAAGAAAGATATGACTCAGGCAGTTTTTATATTACAGGCCTTGTATGAACTTTCTATTAGAGAGTTCCCAAGATCAAAAAAATCCACCAAGCAGTTGAGAGAAGAAGGATTGGTGCCTCGGAATCCAGCCACTGATGAAGAATTTATCTTTGAGAATGCAGTCGTGTTTCCTAGTGTAGAGGACAGATTTTTTTATAGGAATGTCCAGCGCCTGCATACAATCCTTACATCTAGAGACTCAATGCATAACGTCCCTTCTAATCTTGAGGCTAGAAGACGAATAGCTTTCTTTAGCAATTCACTTTTTATGAACATGCCCCGTGCTCCATATGTGGAAAAAATGATGCCTTTCAGCGTTCTGACCCCTTACTATGATGAAGAAGTTGTGTATGGCAAAGAAATGTTGAGAAGTGAGAATGAGGATGGTGTTTCAACTTTGTTCTATCTGCAGAGAATCTATGAAGATGAGTGGAGGAATTTTATGGAGCGAATGCGTAAAGAGGGTTTGGAGCATGAGGATGACATATGGACGAAAAAGTCAAGAGACGTTCGTCTTTGGGCATCATATAGGGGTCAGACATTGTCTCGAACTGTCAGGGGAATGATGTATTATCATAGGGCACTAAACATGTTCTCATTTCTAGACAAGGCATCTGAGATCGACATCAGAAAGGGATCGCAAGAGATTGCTTCACATGGTTCAATTACCCGAAAGCATGCCTTGGATGGTTTACGTTCAACACAACCTCCTTCCATGGATTTGAATAGAGCATCTATTGGAGAATGGTTACATAGAAGATCTGACTACGGGATTGCCCTTATGAAATTCACCTATGTGGTTACCTGCCAAGTTTACGGACTACAGAAAGCAAAAAGAGACCCTCGTGCAGAGGAgatcttaaatttaatgaaGGATAATGAATCCCTTAGAGTTGCCTATGTTGATGAAGTTCATCGTGGGAGGGACGAGGTTGAATTTTACTCTGTTCTTGTTAAGTATGATCAAGAGCAAGGGAAGGAGGTCGTGATCTATCGAATTAAGCTACCTGGTCCTTTAAAGATTGGAGAAGGGAAACCTGAAAATCAGAATCATGCAATTATCTTTACACGAGGCGATGCTCTTCAGACCATTGACATGAACcaagataattattttgaggAGGCACTCAAGATGCGCAATTTATTGGAAGAATTCAACAAGTCTTATGGTATTAGAAAGCCAACCATCTTAGGTGTTCGTGAGAATGTCTTCACTGGCTCAGTGTCCTCACTTGCTTGGTTCATGTCTGCACAAGAGACCAGCTTTGTGACCCTAGCACAGAGAGTCCTGGCAAACCCTTTAAAGGTTAGAATGCATTATGGTCACCCTGATGTATTTGAcagattttggtttttgacTCGTGGTGGAATCAGCAAAGCTTCCAAGGTGATCAATATTAGCGAGGATATATTTGCTGGCTTCAATTGCACACTTAGGGGGGGCAATGTGACACACCATGAATATATACAGGTGGGGAAAGGAAGAGATGTTGGCTTTAATCAAATCTCTATGTTTGAGGCCAAAGTGGCCAGTGGCAATGGTGAGCAGGTTTTAAGCAGGGATATATACCGGCTGGGTCATAGATTGGACTTCTTCCGTGTGCTTTCCGTTTTCTACACAACTGTAGGGTACTATTTCAACACAATGCTTGTAGTATTGTCGGTGTATTCGTTTTTATGGGGACGACTTTATCTTGCGCTTAGTGGGGTTGAGGATGCAGCAATAGCATCAAGTACTGGAAACAATAGGGCCCTTGGGGCAATATTGAATCAGCAGTTTATAATCCAACTTGGTCTTTTCACTGCATTACCAATGATTGTGGAGAACAGCCTAGAGCACGGGTTCCTTCCGGCAGTTTGGAACTTCTTGACAATGCAGTTGCAGCTAGCTTCATTCTTTTACACTTTCTCTTTGGGAACTCGGACCCATTTCTTTGGACGCACTATCCTTCATGGTGGAGCTAAGTACCGAGCAACAGGACGAGGGTTTGTGGTGCAGCACAAGAGTTTTGCTGAAAATTACAGACTATATGCTCGAAGTCACTTTGTGAAGGCAATTGAGCTTGGGGTTATTTTAATAGTGTATGCTTCACGGAGCCCTCTGGCTACAAATACTTTtacttttgtcattttgtcAATCTCTAGCTGGTTTCTCATTGTTTCGTGGATAATGGCCCCCTTCATATTTAATCCTTCTGGATTTGATTGGTTGAAAACAGTATACGACTTTGATGATTTTATTAGTTGGTTATGGAATGCTGGTGGAGTGTTCACTAAAGCAGAACAAAGCTGGGAAGCATGGTGGCTTGAGGAGAACAGCCATCTGAGATCAACAGGTCTATGGGGAAAACTTCTAGAGATCATTTTGGATCttcgtttcttcttcttccagtATGCAATTGTATATCACCTTAATATTACCGGCAACAACACCAGTATAGctgtatattttatttcctgGGTATCCATGATTGCACTTGTTGGGATTTATATTGTTGTGGCATATGCTCGTGACAAGTATGCTGCAAAGGAGCATATCTATTATCGACTGGTTCAATTAATAGTCATTGTGATTACGGTACTCGTGATTGTTATATTGATGGAGTTTACACCGTTTAACGTGGGCGATCTTGTTACCTGTCTCTTGGCATTCATTCCTACTGGCTGGGGCATAATATCAATAGCGCAGGTGCTTAGACCTTTTTTGCAAACCACTGTCGTATGGGACACAGTCGTTTCGTTGGCCCGGTTGTATGATCTATTGTTTGGAATGATTGCCATGGCCCCTTTGGCACTGCTCTCCTGGTTGCCTGGTTTTCAGTCAATGCAAACAAGAATCTTATTCAATGAAGCCTTCAGCCGAGGCCTCCAGATATCTCGTATCATTGCTGGCAAAAAGACTGTATGA